From the genome of Sinanaerobacter sp. ZZT-01:
AAACATTTGGCAATGCATTTACTACACCTACTGTCGCAACGGATTTTCGATGGCTTTCATCTTTTCCAATACGTTCCACCTCCAAAATAAACTCTGCCGCTGCACAAAGTGCATCACTTCTCATATTCATTGGAGTTGCACCCGAATGTTCTGCTTTTCCATGAATGTGTACATGAAATCTTCTTGGGCCTGCAATGTCAGTAACAATTCCTACCTTCATCCCGTGCTCTTCCAAAACTTTGCCCTGTTCAATATGCAGCTCTAAATATTGTTTTACGTTACTAATCTGGGGCGGGTCCATAGAAAGACCTCTTTTTTTAAAGATTTCGCCAAAAGCAATTTCATCCTTTGAATGTAGCCCCTCTACCTCATTTCGTCCAATCCGTTTTGTAATCAAGCTGCTTCCAATCGTACATCTGCCAAAATTACTCGATTCCTCACAGCGAAACGCCACCGTGCGAATCGGTAATCCCAAATTATCTTCTTTTGCCCACTTCATTATCAAAATTCCTGCAATGATACCTGCTACACCATCATAGCGCCCACCGTTTATTACAGAATCTAAATGAGATCCAATTAAATAATATTCCCGATTTGACATTTCTACCGCAGCGTAAGTATTTCCTACTTCATCAGTATATACTTTAAATTCTTCTTCTTTTGCAATATCTATAAAGATATCATGCATACAATCTTCTTCCTCAGAATATCCAAGCCTCGTTACTCCGCCAAGATTTGTCATCCCCACTTCATAGAATCGGCTAAATATTTCTTCTAAGGCCTGTATGTCTTCTCTCATTGTTCTCACAAAAATACACCTCCTTCCCTCCTGCAATATCTTCTGACTTTACTTGTAGAAAGGCCTGCCTTTACCAAACCGGTTGCAACAATTAACGCACAAACCACACCATCCAAAACCGGAACTCCCAGTTTTTCCTCCATTTGTTTTGTAATATGCCCCATTCCGGCACATCCAAGCACCAATACCTCTGCTTTGTCTTCTACAACAGCGCGACGCCCCGTTTCAATAAAGCTATCTATATTATGCCAGTCAGTCTTAAATTCTCTTGGCCCTACAACCGATGCCAAGTATGAAGTTACTCCATATTTTCTGCAAAGAGCTTCTTTATTTGGAATAGGTCGTTCCCCCGTAGATATTACTGAAAAGCTGTGCCCCAGCATTGTTGCAAGCTTTAGAGAAGCTTCACAAATACCTACAATCGGCTTCTTACTAATTTCCTTTAATACATCTAGTCCCGGATCACTATGACAGGCAATGATAAATGCATCATATTCATCCTGCTTTTCTTTTACTATTTTTATCATTTTCACTTCTGCTTCCAGCATATCTTCATAGCTTCCGATAAACTCCGGTGCACCGCTATTTGCAATGCATTCAATCTCAAATTCACCATCTGCATACTTTCTTGCATTCTCTTCAATTACTCTTGTCATATCAATGCTGCTATTCGGATTAATAATGCAAATTTTCATCTTATATGCCCCCCTATCGATTTTTATAATGGACAAATTAAATTGCCATAACCCTTATTTTCCTCACTTACGTTCCCATTTTCCATTACGATACGTCCTCTTACAATACTAGCTTTTAATCGTCCAGTTAATTTCATTCCATCAAATATTTTTGCGGAATCTCTGCACTTGGTATACATATCAGAAGTTTTCACCGTGTATGGTTCCTTTGGATCTACAAGAATAATATCTGCATCTGCTCCCACTTGGATACTTCCTTTACGATGACTCAATCCGAATGTCTTTGCTGGATTTGTACAGAGCAATTCTACCATTTTCGCCAAAGACAGTTTTCCTTGGCTGACTGCATTCAGCATTAAGGGTAATCTCATCTCGATACAAGGAATCCCTGCCGGGCATTGAAAAATATTTTTTTCCCCTTTTTTCTTTTCTTCATATGTATACGGAGCGTGATCACTTCCAATAAAATCAACGGTTCCATCATTCACATATCCCCACATTCTTTCAACCCGCATTTTATCTCTAAGTGGTGGATTACATTTTGCGTAAGGACCGTAAGACTCTAGGAAGGAGTCATCCATTAACAAATAATGTGGGCAGGTTTCTGCATAAACATCCAAGCCTTTCGCTTTTCCCTGCTTAATCATCTCCATAGCTTCTGGTGTGCTGACATGACAAAATTCAATACGTGCTCCTGTACTTTCTGCAAACAATAGAAGCTTCGAGACCGTCTCATATTCTGTAATGGGCGGTCTTGAGTCCGCATGTGCTTTTCCCTGTATCCTCCCCGCTTCAATCATCTTCTTAATACCTACATGAATCATCGCATTATTTTCAGCATGAACTGCGCAGATTTTCCCACTCTTATAAATTTGTTTCATGCCCTCATATTGTTCTCCTGCATCTTTCATGACCAATCCGAGGAATTCACTTTCTCGATTCATTGGCGCCTCATGAAGAAACGTTTTAAAGGCAACAATCTTTCCTGATGCAGCTAATTCCATGATCTTATCCGGAAATTCTGACCCCGCAGCTCCATAAAAAGCAAAATCGACAATCGCAGATTCTTTTGCTGCTGCGATACGACGCTCCAAAATTTCTAAGCAATATTGCGGAGGGTTTGCAATTGGGTGCTCAATCATTGTTGTTACTCCACCGTTCGCCGCAGCCATGGTACCGGATAAAAAATCTTCTCTTTCTTCGTATCCCGGTGCTCTTACATGAACATGTGGATCAACCGTTCCTGGTAAGACTAATTTTCCCTGCGCATTTATTACTTTTTTAGAAAAGCTCTCACTTGTATTTGGCATTACGATAGATATAATTTTACCATCCTTTATATGGAGGTCTGCATTTATTGTCCGTCCATCTAAAAATACATCCCCATTTTTAATGATTAAATCTAACTGCTCCATGTTCCCCTCCATTATTAAAGCTTTTGCTCCTTCATATATTGTACATTTTTCCCATTTATATCTATAAATTGAGGGGTCGCCCGTTCTCCGATTTCATCTGCAAATGCTTGCGCCTCCCTCAATATATCTTCCATGTTAAATGTTATTGCTGTTTTATTTTCGACTAGAATCCGACCCTTCACAATAATGGTATCTACTTCATTCCCCCTTGCACTGTAAACTAGATTAGGAATGAAATTCCTGATTGGTTTTGTATATAATGGTGTTAAAGATGCCTGTTTTAAATCAACTAATATTAAATCAGCATCCTTTCCCTCTTTAATAGATCCGGTTATATGATCGATCCCCAATGCCTGAGCATTTTCAATTGTTGCCATTCGAACTACCTTCCATGCCGGCATCACTTCCGGATTTTCATAATGGACTTTATTTAATATCGCCGTCATTTTCATTTCATTGATCATGTTGTGGCAGTTATTTCCTGATGCTTGATCACTTCCAAGTCCGCAAATCCCTCCTGCATCCTGGAATTGCTTAGCCGGCGGGACAACCCCATCAATGATAGCTATGGAAGATGAGCATAAAATCATTTTAGCACCAGTCTTTGAAAATAGTTTGACCTCCTCCGGCGTGGCATCTGTTAAATGAATTCCTATGAAATCACAATCGAAATAATCTTTTTCCGCTAACCATGGAATTCCTTTCTTTCCATAGCGCATCATCATCTGTTTTGTTTCTCTTGAACCTTGTGATAAGTGCATATGAATCTTTGACTTTCGTTCCTTTGCCATTTTCTTAACTTTCATTAATGTGGCCTCACTGACAAAATCAGGACCTTGCGGACCAAACCGAATTTTTATCCTTCCATTGTCGACATCATTAAATTGATCAAAGAGATTCAGGCATTCGCATAACGTTTTCTGTCCGTAATTTTCATCATATTCATACAATTCCCCTGGTTTATATACACGTTGTAAAGCCTCACGGATTCTTATGCTAATGTTTCCTCTTACTCCACAATCTTTAATAAATTGACAAGCTCCTTCCATCTCGGTTCCATCATCTCCAATGGTAGTAGTTCCATTCATGATCGCCTCTGCAATTGCTAAACGGCTTCCGCCATTTTTTGCTTCATAGCTTCTTTGTGCTTCAAATGGAGCCATACCATGCATCATCCAATTATTAATATCCTGTGCCACACCACGTAATACTCCATGCCCGGAATGTAAATGCCCATCAATAAAACCCGGCATCAAAACTTTATCTCCCACCGTTATCAGCTTTTCCGCTTCATATTCTTTTTTTAACTGTTCGGAAGGAGCAACTGCAATAATTTTCCCACCGTTAATCGCAACTCCGCTGTTTGCAAGATAACCAACACCTTCCCCCTCCATGGTGTACATATGTTCTGCAAGTATCATTAAATCTATTTTCTTCATATGCTAACCTCCTTAATGAAAATTAAATGATTCATGAGCTTAACGGCGTTCGATAAAACCAAACGCCGTTTCTCTTACTATTTTTTTACTTATCTTATGAACGATCTGTTTCTCTCGATCGATTTATTAAGAAACAATACTCTATCTAATATTAAAAATTATCCTATCTTCACTTCCTTTGCAGCAAGTTCTGCTAATTCATTAGAAAAATCGTAATTCGCATATTTTTTAGCTGCAACTTTGTTCATTATTGTTACTGCTCCTAAGCAACAGACAATTCCAACTCCGAAAGAGAGAATTAAATTTTGTGTAAATGCACTGACCAAGAAGCCGATGCAAGAGCTACAGCCTACGATAAGTGCAAACGGGAATTGTGTTCCTACATGCTGTAAGTGGTCACTAGCCGTAGCCATAGAACATTTGATTGTTGTATCTGAAATTGGGGAACAATGATCTCCAAAAAGACCTCCGCCAACAGTCGCTGCAACTGCGATTTCAATTCCAATTCCAAACTGATAACAGACTGGTACTGCGATTGGTAACAGCAAAGCCCAAGTTCCCCATGAGCTTCCTGTCGCAAAAGAAATGACCGCACCGGCGACAAATACAACTGCCGGAATCAATTGCGCAGAGAATCCTGTACTTTCTACTAATCCTGCAATAAAGAATTTTAAGCCCATAGCATTTGCCACACCAGATAGGGCCCATGCAAATATAACTACCATGTTTACTTCCATTATTTGTACTACGCCAGAAATCCATTTGTCTACACCTTGATTAAAAGTGAACATTTTTTCCTTAACGCCAACTACAATCCCTGCCAAAGCCCCCATATACATTGCCGTCATAATCGCTAAAGAAATGCTTGCATTTAAAAAGGCTCCGGTTAATCCATTGCTCACTATATCACCTGTGTAGAAAATTACTCCAAACAATGTTACAAATAAGGTTCCCATTGGAATTAAAAAATTACTCAATTTAAGATCTTCGTTATCACAAAAATTTTCGTCCTCTGCATCTTTATAAATTGGATTATCAGTTGGTGCAATGATCTGCCCAGTTTTATCTGCACGAAGTTCCGCCAAATACATTCCACCAATCGGTTTGTTCATAGCAATAACAAACACAACCGTAATAATTGCTAAAATGCCATAAAAATTATAAGGCAGATACTTGATATAGATTCCCCATGGGTCAACGCTATCTTCCAACCCTAACTCTACTAGTTGTGCAGTAATTAAGCCAACAATATAAGGTCCATAGCTGCAAATTGGAGACATTGAAGCCACATTACAGCCTAAAGAATCTATGATATAAGCAAGTTTTACTCTAGCAACCTTCAGTGCTTCAGTTATTGGTCTCATAACTACGCCGAGCACAAATCCCGGTTCTGTATAAATAAAACCAATTGCCGCTGCACAAGTAGCCAGCTGTGCGCCTTTTTTTGTTTTAATACCGCGGGTAGCTACTTTTGCAAAAGCTTGCCCTGCACCAGTAACCTTTAACATTCTAATAAATCCGCCGGCGCCGCACATGATCAGCAAAGTATTGATGTTCCCTTTGCTGGTTAAAGGCGTGGCAATAAAGTCACGAATTAACACGGGAATTGCTTCAAAAGGATTCCAACCGCAAATGATAGTTACACCGATAAATGTGCCAATCATTAGCGGAAGAAGTGTTTTCTTAGTCTTAAGTGCTAAAATTATAACGATTGCAGGTGGTAATAATGAAATTATACCAAAACTCGATTCCATTTCCATTTTTCATTCCTCCCTTTTATTGATAAATACTACAGCTGCCATTGTTCATAATATAGGAACAACGTCTCTTTATTATGAACTCTTGTTTAATAATATAAATTAATTTATCATTTAATGCAATATATTATTTGAAAATTGCAAAAACTTTTTTAAGAAAATAAAAAACCGCCTAGCCTGAAGTGCACCCCAAATGTTAGACATTAAAATCTAATTTTTGGAGGTGCATTATTTATGTCTAGAAGAAGGAAGTTCTCTGATGAGGATCGCATGAAAGCAGTAACCATGGTTATTGAGCAACATCTGTCAAAGAAAGAAGTAGCACTACTATATAATACAGATGTATCTGTCATTAAAAGGTGGGTTAGCTATTATGAAGCCTTAGGAATTGAAGGAATTGTTTCAAAAGCCCAATATTATGATGGAAATTTTAAGGTTAAGGTTATAGAATATATGCATGAAAACGGTCTTTCAATAAGACAAACAGCTAGAAAGTTCAACATCCCGCAACATCCTACTGTTAGCAAATGGGAACGTATATATTACGAGGAGGGACCTGCTGCTCTTAGCCAAGAGCGTAGAGGTCGTTGTAAAAACATGGATACTAAAAAACAAGCAAAACCAAAACAGATGAATGAGCAGACAAAAGAAGATCTTATTGCAGAAGTTCAGCGTTTACGTATGGAGAATGATTACCTAAAAAAATTAAATGCCTTAGTTCAGGAAAGAATTGCCCGAGAGAATGGGAAATAGCTACCGTCATTGATGAATTAAGGCGGATACACAAATTGACGGATTTGTTGACATTCGCAAAAATGCCAAGGAGTACATTTTACTATTATCTAAAGCGTATGAAACAACAGAACAAATATGCTGAGGTAGAAGAATGTATTAAGCGAATTTTTCATGATAATAAAGGAAGATACGGTTACCGACGAATTACACTTGAGATGAAAAATCAAGGGTATAACATTAATCATAAAACAGTTTTAAAACTAATGAATAGAAATGGTATTAAATGTAAAATAAGAAAAGTAAAATATCGCTCCTACAAAGGTGAAGTTGGAGAAGTAGCACCAAACCTTCTACAGCGAAACTTTAAAGCTAATAAGCCAAATCAAAAGTGGGTAACAGATGTAACAGAATTTTCGTTACATGGAGAGAAAGTATATTTATCACCAATTCTAGATTTATACAATGGTGAAATCATTAGTTACAACATATCTAGAAGCCCTAATTTTAGTCAAACAATGGATATGCTAGATAAAGCGTTTAAAAAAATACCTAATAATATAGACCTTCTTCTGCATTCTGACCAAGGTTGGCAATATCAGATGAAAAAATATCAATTTAGATTAAAAGAAAAAGGCATTAAGCAAAGTATGTCCAGAAAAGGAAATTGTCTGGATAATTCAGTCATGGAGAATTTCTTTGGCATATTAAAGACAGAAATGTTTTACAAACATAAATTTGAAAGCACAGAACATTTTATTTTAGAGCTTGAAAGTTACATATACTATTACAATAACAGACGGATTAAAAGTAAATTAAAAGGACTAAGTCCTGTACAGTACAGGATTCAGTCCCTAAAGATTGCATAATAAACTGTCTAACATTTGGGGTTCAGTCCAGCCAGAGCGGTTCACTCTTTTCAGACGGTTAACATTTTAATAACTAATATTTTCTATTTTTTGAGTAATTTCTTTACTTTTTTCTATCACCAATTCTATCAAATGCTCTATGTTTTTTTGCTTTAATCGTTCTGTAGGTCCAACAATACTAATCCCATAGATTAGCTCTTTTTTTCCATTAAAAATAGGGCCACCGATTGCCGATACACCAGGGTCTGTTTCCTCAAAGCTGGTTGCATATCCCTTTTCACGTATTTCCTTTAAGTTTGATCTAAGCTCTTCTTCGTTTGAAATCGTATTTGGCGTAAACCGAGTCAAGCCATGCTCAATCACTCTTTGAATTTCTTCTTCACTTTGATAGGCCAATAAAATTTTTCCGGTAGCTCCGCTATATACCGGTGTTTTATGTCCCAATTTTGACGTATAGGTGATGTAGTTTTCGGCTTCAATCAAATCAATGCAGATTCCGCACAGGTCAGTATACGTAGACAACACAATCGTTTCGTGAACCTCTGCCATAAGCTCTCTCATACCTTTGGATATTACGTCTTTATAATCGTAGGTCTTTAAGATTGTACTGCCAACATCCATAATCTTCATACCCAGCTTATATTTATCAGTTACAGAATTTTGCTCTAACCAGCCGGCGAATTCCAATGTCTTTACAATTCTATACACACTGCTTTTATGTAAATTCATCTTTCTTGAAATTTCGGAAATCCCCATTTCCTTTGCATCTTTGCCAAATAAATTCAATAATTCAATTGCTCGAAGAATGGAATTAATGTGATTTTTCTGCTGTGTATCCACTCTGTCCCCCTTTCTCTTATCCTGAAAAGTATACCTCATCATACCATAAGTAACTAATTTTTACTATAATAAGCTTTGAAGAGCAGAAAGAATGATTTTAAAAATTTTTATATCACTCGCCCCTAAACAAAGAGGAATAAAAGCAAACAAAAGACAGGCAGATAATGTACCGCGTCAATAAGGATGTTTTCAGCTTCTAAGAAAGGCCGCAGGATTTTAAAGTCCTGCGGCCTTTCGTTTACCTTAAAGCCTGCCTACAAGGTTGAAATTGATAGCAACCTGAAAAGCAAAACAACAGCAACCCCACAAGTTTAGCAAGTGGAGATTGCTGCCGCAGGTATATCATATAAAGCACTTTATTCACTCTGGTTACTCAAAAGAAGTCAAGCTGATTCATAATGTCTGCTTTGCACTCTTTACTGTGATTTCCAAAACTCTGTTAAGAAAAGAGAGCTTCTGTTTCATTCTATCAAATTCCGGGCCAGACTCCAGAAAACGAGCTGTACCTTCGATTAAGAAGCCTGTCCCCATCGTTTGATAGCCCTCAACCTCTCTGCTGCCTAACGTGACTTTGACATCGTCATTCTGTTCTATGTTTCTTTGTGTCTTTCTCATTCCGGCGGCCGGGATGAGTATTTTATCACCTTCGATAACAATAAATGAATTCCATGTATTCACCACATGCGCCTCATTATTCGCACAAGTTACAATGGATACGACACCCTCATGTTTCAAGACTTCTAAGAATTTCTCTGTAAACATAATGAACCTCCTGTTACAATTAGCGGCTGATAGTTAATAACATCTAACTCCTCTGGTGACTTTTTTGCCTTTGTTATTTTATTATACTGCATCAAGTGTCCTTTAGCATAGGGACAATTTAAAGCATATTATAGGATACAGTTTTTCAAAAAGAGTGTTATAATAATAAAAAAGAACCGGCAGTACAGCACCCAACAGTCCGATTCTCAAGAAAACTAGCCCTACGGTAATGTAAATACACTTCATCAATTTGGGCCTGCTTTCATAGTTGGTTATTTCTTCTTCGGATTCTCTGGAAACCATCCCTTTTTCACCCTTTCCTCCTGTTGCCGTAATTCTCCTATGCTCCAAAATAGAGAGAAACCCAAAACAGCCAACAAAACTGATACTACTATATGGTCTACCACCAGTGATACAGCATTACAGACAATCCCGAGCAATAGGAATGCAGGCCACACCTTTTTGCCCCAGTAATACTCTACTTTAATCACCACTGGATGTAATATGCCAATAATGACAAATGCCCCCATTCCAATTACAACTCCATACCAGTTCATCCATTCAGCTCCATTTCATTCTATCTCTGATTACGAAATCGCACGTTATTTCTAAGTTATTAATCAGAAAGCAAATTTTGTAAATATTTAATTATTATAAACTAAAACCATCTCCGTAAAAAGAGACGGTTCTGAATTTTTTATAGGATACGATTCTGAGGTTGACAGTCTATAAGGTCGCTTCTACAGTGCTTACCGGAACGAAAGCCTGTGCCCCTCGCTTGCTCCGCAGTATCAAAGAAGCATACATTTTCACGTTTGGGCTGTTTTGATTTGCAGGAGAGGCATAATCACATATTTTCGGAATAGCACCCCCAGCAATTTGTCACTTTTTAAGAAACTGTATCCTATGGCGGCAGCCTTCTAGGCGGGGTTTAAGGTAAACGAAAGGCCGCAGGACTTTAAAATCCTGCGGCCTTTCTTAGAAACTGAAAACATCCCTTATTGACACCGTGCATTATCTGTCTGTCTTTCAGTCCTTCTATTGTCAACCCTGCTCTTTAAATTCTTGCAGGGAAGCAGCCGTTTCCGCCTGTTTTTGTCTGATTGCCTGCTCAAGCATCATATCCTTTACCTTCATTAAACGTGTCTGGTTTCCTCTTTCACTCTCATCCAGTTTCATCTTAATATATTTGATGGTTTCCTGAAGCTGTGGAATCATGATGTACTCTAAAGCGTTTACCCGTCTTCTGGTTTTTTCAATTTCCTGTGCCAAAAGACTTGCTTCTTTTTCCATCGCAGCTAGTTCAAGCATCACAGGAAAGACTTCAGACAAGCGGGAAATCGCATTATCCAGTTCTCCAGATGTTGATGCAAAACCATAAGGATAAATGTTTGTTAAATCCTCTGTGGTAGTAGTAAATTCAAATACCGGTACATCCACACTCATTACATTCTTTTCGCCTACCTCAATGGAAACACCTTGCTTCGGATACATTAATGCCTCTTCCATCATTTGAGAAGACATTACTGCACTGGCAATTGTAAAATTCCCATAAACCTCTGCCAACTGTTTTTCCACTTCTTCTCGAAGTGTTTTGTTTTTTCTCGCAAGCTCTAAAAAACGCTTCATCAATTCATCACGTTTGTCTTTCATGAGCTTATGTCCACGAGAAGCCACTGCCAGCTTTTTTTTCAGAGAGGTAAGCACCATTCTGGTGGGGTTTACATTTAATCTTGCCATTCCCCGTCACCTCCCTATTTCTATTTTTCCTGTGCATCCTGCTCAGGTAAATACTGGTCGAGGTATTCATCACGAATACGCTTTAATTCACTTTTTGGTAAAATGGAAAGAAGTTTCCAACCAATATTAAGCGTTTCTTCAATGCTGCGGTTCGTTTCGTATCCTTGTGAAACATATTCATTTTCAAAGGAATCGGCGAATTTTGCATATAGCTTATCAATATCGGTTAATGCGGCCTCACCTAAAATTGCCATCAATTCCTTACACTGCTTACCTCGGGAATATGCCGCAAATAGTTGGTTCATTGTATCTGCATGGTCTTCTCTCGTTTTTCCTTTACCGATACCCTTATCCTTTAAACGTGACAAAGAAGGCAGTACGTCAACCGGAGGAACAACGCCTTTACGATACAATTCTCTGGAAAGAATAATCTGTCCTTCGGTAATGTATCCGGTCAAATCCGGAATTGGATGTGTCTTGTCTTCTTCCGGCATGGTCAAAATCGGAATCATGGTAATCGAACCTTCAAAACCTTTTTTTCTTCCTGCTCTTTCATATAAAGTAGCAAGGTCTGTATACAAATAACCCGGATATCCTCTTCTGCCCGGTACTTCCTTACGTGCTGCTGATACTTCACGCAAAGCCTCTGCATAATTTGTAATATCTGTTAAAATGACCAACACATGCATTCCTTTTTCAAAAGCAAGATATTCCGCCGCAGTCAATGCAATACGCGGTGTTGAAATACGTTCAATCGCCGGGTCATTTGCCAAATTTGTAAATAAAACAGTACGGTCAATGGCTCCTGTCTTCTTGAAATCGGAAATGAAATAATCGGCTTCTTCATAAGTAATACCGATTGCGGCAAATACTACCGCAAAGTTACTGTCACTTCCAAGCACTTTTGCCTGCCTTGCAATCTGTGCTGCGAGATTAGCATGCGGAAGACCGGATGCAGAAAAAATCGGAAGTTTCTGTCCACGAACTAAAGTGTTCAGACCGTCAATTGCCGATACACCCGTCTGAATAAATTCAGCCGGATAGTCACGAGCCGCCGGATTCATCGGTAATCCATTTACATCCATGTGCTTCTCTGCTATAACATTAGGTCCGCCGTCTTTTGGACGCCCAAGGCCGTCAAAAACACGTCCTAACATATCCTCCGATACACCAAGCTCGATCCCTCTCCCAAGGAAACGCACTTTGCTTT
Proteins encoded in this window:
- a CDS encoding V-type ATP synthase subunit D translates to MARLNVNPTRMVLTSLKKKLAVASRGHKLMKDKRDELMKRFLELARKNKTLREEVEKQLAEVYGNFTIASAVMSSQMMEEALMYPKQGVSIEVGEKNVMSVDVPVFEFTTTTEDLTNIYPYGFASTSGELDNAISRLSEVFPVMLELAAMEKEASLLAQEIEKTRRRVNALEYIMIPQLQETIKYIKMKLDESERGNQTRLMKVKDMMLEQAIRQKQAETAASLQEFKEQG
- a CDS encoding V-type ATP synthase subunit B, which translates into the protein MLKEYKTISEVAGPLMLVRNVENVTFDELGEIELPSGETRQCKVLEINGSNALVQLFESAAGINLAESKVRFLGRGIELGVSEDMLGRVFDGLGRPKDGGPNVIAEKHMDVNGLPMNPAARDYPAEFIQTGVSAIDGLNTLVRGQKLPIFSASGLPHANLAAQIARQAKVLGSDSNFAVVFAAIGITYEEADYFISDFKKTGAIDRTVLFTNLANDPAIERISTPRIALTAAEYLAFEKGMHVLVILTDITNYAEALREVSAARKEVPGRRGYPGYLYTDLATLYERAGRKKGFEGSITMIPILTMPEEDKTHPIPDLTGYITEGQIILSRELYRKGVVPPVDVLPSLSRLKDKGIGKGKTREDHADTMNQLFAAYSRGKQCKELMAILGEAALTDIDKLYAKFADSFENEYVSQGYETNRSIEETLNIGWKLLSILPKSELKRIRDEYLDQYLPEQDAQEK